A genomic region of Nakaseomyces glabratus chromosome C, complete sequence contains the following coding sequences:
- the THI20 gene encoding trifunctional hydroxymethylpyrimidine kinase/phosphomethylpyrimidine kinase/thiaminase (CAGL0C05071g~Ortholog(s) have hydroxymethylpyrimidine kinase activity, phosphomethylpyrimidine kinase activity, thiaminase activity, role in thiamine biosynthetic process, thiamine catabolic process and cytosol localization), which translates to MVDSVKEPVLMNTPPPYLRLANDKQLPVVMTIAGSDSSGGAGIEADIKTITAHKCYAMTCINALTVQTPQKVYDVFPTPQEVVKQILDANLADMRCDVIKTGMLTVETAQMLSAKLKELGSARPKLVVDPVLVATSGSSLASLGIVDVIKKELAPLADLITPNIQEAFELLGKELPVKSHQDMLQIAMEISQATGCKNVLVKGGHTPWDDETKKYITDVLYMQNDSQYFVYKGNCVSTSNTHGTGCTLASSIASNLAHGYSLKQAIYGGIEYVQNAVGIGCSVAQKHVKQNGPINHVYAIEVPLDRMISDDCFTAYSVLDNIKKPAVDNPIGEDFFSYLINHPTVKPHWESYTKHKFVEEVAKGTIDLKKMQFFLEQDYSYLIDYARIQCIGASKAPSMEDIESALVIVGSVRHEMSEHETRLREVFGVTSDEHFHNIKRGPALRAYSRYFNDVAKHGNWEELILAISPCLMGYGWALKNVQDKITCKEGTVCRNWCDTYLSDKYKGAMDQGVILLNNIGRSYPPDQIDTLVKIYADVCKLETDFWTAALEYSE; encoded by the coding sequence ATGGTTGATTCTGTTAAGGAGCCTGTTCTTATGAACACACCCCCACCATACTTGCGTCTTGCCAATGACAAGCAATTGCCAGTGGTCATGACCATAGCGGGTTCAGACTCAAGTGGTGGTGCAGGTATCGAAGCTGATATCAAGACAATTACGGCACACAAGTGCTATGCAATGACATGTATCAATGCCTTAACTGTTCAAACACCACAAAAGGTGTATGATGTCTTTCCAACACCACAAGAGGTGGTTAAACAGATCTTAGATGCTAATTTGGCAGATATGAGATGCGATGTAATCAAGACTGGTATGTTGACTGTCGAGACAGCTCAGATGCTGAGTGCCAAACTTAAAGAACTGGGTAGTGCAAGGCCAAAACTCGTTGTCGATCCTGTTCTAGTGGCTACATCAGGTTCTTCCCTAGCATCACTAGGTATTGTAGATGTAATTAAGAAGGAATTGGCACCATTAGCGGATCTGATTACTCCAAATATCCAAGAGGCATTTGAGTTACTAGGTAAAGAATTGCCCGTGAAATCACACCAGGACATGCTTCAAATTGCCATGGAGATCAGTCAGGCTACTGGTTGTAAGAATGTCTTAGTTAAAGGTGGACATACTCCATGGGATGATGAAACTAAGAAGTACATTACTGATGTCTTGTATATGCAGAATGACTCGCAATATTTCGTCTACAAAGGTAACTGTGTCTCCACTTCTAACACACACGGAACAGGATGTACATTAGCTTCTTCAATCGCTTCTAACTTGGCTCATGGCTATTCTTTGAAGCAAGCTATTTATGGTGGTATCGAATATGTTCAGAATGCTGTTGGCATTGGTTGCTCAGTAGCTCAAAAGCATGTTAAACAGAATGGTCCAATCAACCACGTTTATGCTATCGAAGTTCCTTTGGACAGAATGATATCCGATGATTGTTTTACCGCTTATTCAGTATTGGATAACATCAAGAAGCCAGCAGTCGATAATCCAATTGGTgaagattttttttcatactTAATTAACCACCCAACTGTGAAACCTCATTGGGAATCCTATACCAAACATAAGTTTGTTGAGGAAGTGGCCAAGGGCACCATcgatttgaagaaaatgcaaTTTTTCCTGGAACAAGACTATTCTTACTTGATTGACTATGCAAGAATCCAATGTATTGGTGCAAGCAAAGCTCCATCTAtggaagatattgaaagtGCTTTGGTGATTGTTGGTTCAGTTCGTCATGAAATGTCAGAGCACGAGACTCGTTTGAGGGAGGTATTTGGAGTCACTTCTGATGAACATTTCCATAACATTAAGAGAGGACCAGCTTTAAGGGCGTATTCCAGATACTTCAATGATGTTGCTAAGCATGGTAACTGGGAAGAACTTATATTAGCTATCTCTCCATGTTTAATGGGTTATGGTTGGGCACTAAAGAATGTTCAAGACAAGATAACATGCAAAGAAGGAACAGTATGTAGAAATTGGTGTGATACATATCTATCTGATAAATACAAGGGCGCCATGGATCAAGGTGTTATCTTGTTGAACAACATTGGTAGATCGTATCCACCAGACCAAATTGATACTTTGGTGAAAATCTACGCTGACGTTTGTAAATTGGAAACTGATTTCTGGACTGCTGCATTGGAGTATTCAGAATGA
- a CDS encoding dipeptidyl-peptidase III (CAGL0C05093g~Ortholog(s) have dipeptidyl-peptidase activity and cytoplasm, nucleus localization) yields the protein MSYLADHDAPVTMLSVKEKFFPQLSDKEALYAHFMSKASHAGTRVVLRQVSSESEPIFDLVMTIHQKLGGSYDGIELAPNEIQFYLEYVSQFLTNLGNFKSFGDVKFIPRCRIESFKSIVQAASIDLGQHLRTVCGNQYSHVSLPYTSVNDLIEQGIYYVDDKVSLLGYTADGYTSSYYMGQGISLEDMKLLKEELFGKYNILPENTRIYKRANDEFYIFVASGAVENELEQYPKGVITLSNGTKVSFKFGDHTREMQLISKYLAEAKKYAANEYQIKMLDEYIRHFETGSSHAHKEAQKYWVKDISPVVETNIGFIETYREPSGIIGEYESLVAIQNKERTKKFGAMVSRAEEFISELPWSADFEKPKFNPPDFTSLEVLTFTGSGIPAGINIPNYDDVRLNIGFKNVSLGNILSASAKASAKHPPTFIKSEDRGIFEKYQSDSFEVQVGIHELLGHGSGKLLCQIEDGFNFDIENPPTGLDGKPVSTYYKLGETWGSKFGQLAGAFEECRAEVIAMYLITNRELLSIFGFTEKTDQDSIIYAGYLQMARAGLMALEFWDPKTRKWGQPHMQARFSIMKTFLKHSSDPNFLRINFDETKPNDLHIDLNPDLIESVGHACVKDYLHHLHIYKCSGDVEQGSAYFIDRSTVTEDLAKMRDTVISKRLPRRQFIQANSEIVDGKVLLHEYEETAIGMIQSFAEREF from the coding sequence ATGTCTTATCTAGCCGATCATGACGCTCCTGTCACTATGCTGTCTGTGAAGGAGAAATTCTTTCCGCAGCTAAGTGACAAAGAGGCTCTTTATGCGCATTTCATGTCGAAGGCCTCGCATGCCGGTACAAGAGTGGTTCTGAGACAGGTCTCTAGCGAGAGTGAGCCTATCTTCGACCTAGTAATGACTATCCATCAGAAACTGGGAGGCAGCTATGATGGAATTGAGCTGGCTCCAAACGAAATACAGTTTTACCTCGAGTATGTGTCTCAGTTCTTGACCAACCTGGGTAACTTCAAGTCCTTCGGTGACGTTAAATTCATCCCCCGTTGTAGAATCGAATCTTTCAAGAGCATTGTACAAGCTGCATCCATTGACTTGGGACAACATTTGCGCACCGTTTGTGGTAACCAATATAGCCATGTCTCTTTGCCTTACACTAGCGTGAATGACCTCATCGAGCAAGGGATCTATTACGTTGACGACAAAGTTTCTCTTCTGGGATATACAGCAGATGGCTACACATCTTCTTATTACATGGGTCAAGGCATAAGCCTCGAGGATATGAAGTTGCTGAAGGAGGAATTATTCGGAAAATACAACATCTTGCCCGAAAATACAAGAATCTACAAGAGAGCAAACGATGagttttatatatttgttgcGTCTGGAGCAGTCGAAAACGAACTAGAACAATACCCCAAGGGCGTCATTACCCTAAGCAATGGAACTAAAGTAAGCTTTAAGTTCGGTGACCACACAAGAGAAATGCAGTTGATCAGCAAGTACTTGGCAGAGGCCAAAAAATACGCAGCCAATGAATACCAGATTAAGATGCTGGATGAATACATTCGTCATTTTGAGACAGGCTCCTCTCATGCTCATAAGGAGGCACAGAAGTACTGGGTTAAGGATATTTCGCCCGTTGTTGAAACTAACATAGGCTTCATTGAAACTTATAGAGAACCATCGGGTATCATCGGAGAGTATGAATCCCTAGTAGCAATTCAGAATAAGGAAAGAACCAAGAAATTTGGCGCAATGGTCTCAAGAGCAGAGGAATTTATTTCTGAACTGCCATGGTCAGCAGATTTCgaaaaaccaaaatttAATCCACCTGATTTCACTTCATTAGAGGTTTTAACTTTTACTGGCTCCGGTATACCGGCTGGTATTAACATTCCAAATTATGACGACGTAAGATTGAACATTGGTTTCAAGAATGTCTCTTTAGGTAATATCTTAAGTGCCTCCGCTAAGGCGTCAGCAAAACATCCACCAACTTTTATTAAATCTGAAGACCGTGGTATATTTGAGAAATACCAAAGCGATTcatttgaagttcaagTAGGTATCCATGAACTATTAGGCCATGGTTCCGGAAAGTTGCTGTGCCAGATAGAAGATGGattcaattttgatattgaaaatcCACCAACTGGCCTAGATGGTAAACCAGTAAGCACATATTATAAACTGGGTGAAACATGGGGTTCTAAATTTGGCCAACTTGCCGGTGCATTTGAAGAATGCCGTGCAGAGGTTATTGCCATGTATCTGATTACAAATAGAGAATTATTGTCAATTTTTGGATTTACTGAAAAGACAGACCAAGATTCTATCATTTATGCTGGTTACTTACAAATGGCTCGTGCTGGTTTAATGGCGTTGGAATTCTGGGATCCAAAAACTAGAAAATGGGGTCAGCCTCATATGCAAGCAAGATTCTCAATAATGAAAACTTTCTTAAAACATTCTTCTGACCCAAACTTCCTGAGAATTAACTTTGATGAAACTAAACCAAACGACCTTCATATCGATTTGAACCCAGACTTGATCGAAAGTGTAGGCCACGCATGTGTCAAAGattatcttcatcatttacACATCTATAAATGCTCAGGTGATGTCGAACAAGGTAGCGCTTACTTTATTGACAGATCGACTGTAACTGAAGATTTGGCTAAGATGAGAGATACCGTTATATCAAAGAGATTGCCAAGACGCCAATTCATCCAGGCAAACTCGGAGATAGTCGACGGTAAAGTACTGCTCCatgaatatgaagaaaCTGCCATCGGTATGATTCAGTCATTTGCTGAAAGGGAGTTCTAG
- the ARG1 gene encoding argininosuccinate synthase (CAGL0C05115g~Argininosuccinate synthetase) has translation MSKGKVCLAYSGGLDTSIILAWLLEQGYEVVAFMADVGQEEDFEAARAKALKIGATKVVISDVREQFVKDIIFPAVQVNAVYEDVYLLGTSLARPVIAKAQIDVAEQEGCFAVSHGCTGKGNDQIRFELSFYALKPDVQVIAPWRLPEFFNRFAGRKDLLDYAAEKGIPVAQTKAKPWSTDENMAHISYEAGILEDPNTTPPKDMWKLITDPMDAPNTPQDITLDFEKGIPVKLTYKDNATGKEHVVTDALELALHVSNLGRANGVGRIDIVENRYINLKSRGCYEQALLTILRKAHVDLEGLVLDKEVRQLRDQFVTTTYSKLLYNGSYFTPECEFIRAMIEPSQKTVNGTVRLSLYKGNVIVLGRYSNTESLYDATESSMDELTGFLPTDTTGFIAIQAIRVKKFGEAKKASGEKITL, from the coding sequence ATGTCTAAAGGAAAAGTTTGTTTGGCATACTCTGGTGGTCTAGATACCTCCATCATCCTAGCTTGGTTGCTAGAACAAGGCTACGAAGTTGTTGCTTTCATGGCCGATGTCGGTCAGGAAGAAGACTTCGAAGCCGCTAGAGCTAAGGCTTTGAAGATTGGTGCTACCAAGGTTGTTATCAGTGACGTCCGTGAACAATTTGTTAAGGATATCATCTTCCCTGCCGTCCAAGTCAACGCTGTCTACGAAGATGTCTATTTGCTAGGTACTTCTTTGGCTAGACCAGTTATTGCTAAGGCTCAAATCGATGTTGCTGAACAAGAAGGTTGTTTCGCCGTTTCTCACGGTTGTACCGGTAAGGGTAACGATCAAATCAGATTCGAACTATCTTTCTACGCTTTGAAGCCAGACGTCCAAGTGATCGCTCCATGGAGATTGCCAGAATTCTTCAACAGATTTGCCGGTAGAAAGGATCTATTGGACTACGCCGCAGAAAAGGGTATCCCAGTCGCACAAACCAAGGCCAAGCCATGGTCCACCGATGAAAACATGGCGCACATCTCTTACGAGGCTGGTATCCTAGAAGACCCAAATACTACCCCACCAAAGGATATGTGGAAGTTGATTACCGACCCAATGGATGCTCCAAACACTCCACAAGATATCACGCTAGATTTCGAAAAGGGTATCCCTGTTAAGCTAACATACAAGGACAACGCTACTGGTAAGGAACATGTAGTCACTGACGCCTTGGAGTTGGCCCTTCACGTCTCTAACTTGGGTAGAGCCAACGGTGTCGGCAGAATCGACATTGTTGAAAACCGTTACATTAACTTGAAGTCCAGAGGTTGTTACGAGCAAGCCTTGCTAACTATTTTGAGAAAGGCCCACGTCGATCTTGAAGGTCTGGTGCTAGACAAGGAAGTCCGTCAATTGAGAGACCAATTTGTCACTACCACTTACTCCAAGCTGCTGTACAACGGTTCTTACTTCACCCCAGAATGTGAATTCATCAGAGCCATGATCGAGCCATCTCAAAAGACCGTCAACGGTACAGTCAGACTTTCTCTATACAAGGGTAACGTGATAGTACTAGGAAGATACTCTAACACTGAATCCCTGTATGACGCCACTGAATCCTCAATGGATGAGCTAACAGGTTTCCTACCTACCGATACCACCGGTTTCATCGCCATCCAAGCCATCAGAGTCAAGAAGTTCGGTGAAGCCAAGAAGGCCAGCGGTGAGAAGATCACTTTATAG
- the GPD2 gene encoding glycerol-3-phosphate dehydrogenase (NAD(+)) GPD2 (CAGL0C05137g~Putative glycerol 3-phosphate dehydrogenase; protein differentially expressed in azole resistant strain): protein MFVRLARIPRITRHYRLGLFSTQPKPKPNEYLYYRNKHKSKMEAPIKRSSSAVSLVELEREPFKVTVIGSGNWGTTIAKVVAENTKANPQVFQERVDMWVFDENIDGTMLTEIINTKHQNVKYLPNIDLPENLVANPDLLKSVEGADILVFNIPHQFLPKIVDQLRGHVEPHVRAISCLKGFEVGKKGVQLLSTYITEELGIECGALSGANLAPEVAKEHWSETTVAYHIPKDYQGDGMDVDHKVLKLLFHRPYFHVSVIDDVAGISIAGALKNVVALGCGFVEGLGWGNNAAAAIQRVGLGEIIKFGQMFFPESRVETYYQESAGVADLITTCSGGRNVRVATHMAKTGKSAEDSEKELLNGQSAQGVITCKEVHEWLSTCEMIEEFPLFEAVYKIVYEDVPMHKLPEMIEELDDIVVAGQ, encoded by the coding sequence ATGTTTGTTCGGTTAGCCAGGATACCCAGGATCACACGCCACTATCGCTTAGGATTATTTTCGACACAGCCGAAACCTAAACCTAACGAGTATCTGTACTATCGAAACAAACACAAGTCTAAAATGGAAGCTCCAATCAAGAGATCAAGCTCTGCTGTCTCCCTAGTTGAACTAGAGAGAGAGCCATTCAAGGTCACTGTTATCGGTTCTGGTAACTGGGGTACCACCATCGCCAAGGTTGTCGCTGAGAACACCAAGGCCAACCCTCAGGTCTTCCAGGAAAGAGTCGACATGTGGGTCTTCGACGAGAACATCGACGGCACCATGCTGACCGAGATCATCAACACCAAGCACCAGAACGTCAAGTACTTGCCAAACATTGACCTGCCAGAGAACCTGGTCGCCAATCCAGACTTGCTGAAGTCTGTCGAGGGCGCCGACATCCTGGTCTTCAACATCCCACATCAGTTCTTGCCTAAGATCGTCGACCAACTGCGTGGTCACGTCGAACCTCACGTCAGAGCCATCTCCTGTCTAAAGGGTTTCGAGGTCGGCAAGAAGGGTGTCCAATTGCTAAGCACATACATCACCGAAGAGCTAGGCATCGAGTGTGGTGCCCTATCGGGTGCTAACCTGGCCCCAGAGGTCGCCAAGGAGCACTGGTCCGAAACCACCGTCGCTTACCACATTCCAAAGGACTACCAAGGTGACGGTATGGACGTCGACCACAAGGTCCTAAAGCTGCTGTTCCACAGACCATACTTCCACGTCAGTGTCATCGACGATGTCGCCGGTATCTCCATCGCCGGTGCCCTAAAGAACGTCGTCGCCCTAGGTTGTGGTTTCGTCGAGGGTCTAGGCTGGGGTAACAACGCCGCCGCCGCCATCCAAAGAGTCGGTCTAGGTGAGATCATCAAGTTCGGTCAAATGTTCTTCCCTGAATCCAGAGTCGAAACCTACTACCAAGAGTCCGCCGGTGTCGCCGACTTGATCACCACCTGTTCCGGTGGTAGAAACGTTAGAGTCGCCACCCACATGGCCAAGACCGGTAAGTCTGCCGAGGACTCCGAAAAGGAATTGCTAAACGGCCAATCCGCTCAAGGTGTCATCACATGTAAGGAAGTCCACGAATGGTTGTCCACTTGTGAAATGATTGAAGAGTTCCCATTGTTCGAAGCCGTCTACAAGATTGTTTACGAGGATGTCCCAATGCACAAGCTACCAGAAATGATCGAAGAATTGGATGACATTGTTGTTGCTGGCCAATAA